The Streptomyces avermitilis MA-4680 = NBRC 14893 genome contains a region encoding:
- a CDS encoding NAD+ synthase: MPQLRLALNQIDSTVGDIAGNAEAILRWTRHSAEQGAHLVAFPEMALTGYPVEDLALRSSFVEASRTALRELAARLAEEGFGELPVLVGYLDRSESAQPKYGQPAGAPRNAAAVLHRGRVALTFAKHHLPNYGVFDEFRYFVPGDTMPIVRLHGVDIALAICEDLWQDGGRVPAARSAGAGLLLSVNASPYERDKDDTRLELVRKRAQEAGCTTAYLAMIGGQDELVFDGDSIVVDRDGEVVARAPQFSEGCVVLDLDLPAAEAEPPTGVVDDGLRIDRLVISEEPLPAYEAELAGGYADRLDADEEVYSALVVGLRAYVAKNGFRSVLIGLSGGIDSALVAAIACDALGAQNVYGVSMPSKYSSDHSKGDAAELARRTGLNFRTVSIEPMFDAYMASLGLTGLAEENLQSRLRGTTLMAISNQEGHIVLAPGNKSELAVGYSTLYGDSVGAYGPIKDVYKTSIFRLAEWRNRAAAERGQTPPIPEASITKPPSAELRPGQVDTDSLPDYPVLDAILELYVDRDTGADAIVAAGYDRELVVKTLRMVDTAEYKRRQYPPGTKISAKGFGKDRRLPITNRWREHS; encoded by the coding sequence GTGCCTCAACTACGCCTCGCCCTGAATCAGATCGACTCGACCGTCGGCGACATCGCCGGCAACGCCGAGGCGATCCTCCGTTGGACCCGGCACTCCGCCGAGCAGGGAGCGCATCTGGTGGCGTTCCCGGAGATGGCGCTGACCGGGTATCCCGTCGAGGACCTCGCCCTGCGCTCCTCGTTCGTCGAGGCCTCGCGCACCGCGCTGAGGGAGCTGGCCGCCCGCCTGGCCGAGGAGGGCTTCGGGGAGCTGCCGGTGCTCGTCGGCTACCTCGACCGGTCCGAGAGCGCCCAGCCGAAGTACGGGCAGCCCGCGGGCGCTCCGCGGAACGCGGCGGCGGTGCTGCACCGCGGCCGGGTGGCGCTCACCTTCGCCAAGCACCACCTGCCGAACTACGGCGTCTTCGACGAGTTCCGCTACTTCGTGCCCGGTGACACGATGCCGATCGTGCGGCTGCACGGCGTCGACATCGCGCTCGCCATCTGCGAGGACCTGTGGCAGGACGGCGGGCGCGTGCCGGCCGCGCGGTCGGCCGGGGCCGGACTGCTGCTCTCCGTCAACGCCTCGCCGTACGAGCGCGACAAGGACGACACCCGTCTCGAGCTGGTGCGCAAGCGGGCCCAGGAGGCCGGCTGCACGACCGCGTATCTCGCGATGATCGGCGGCCAGGACGAGCTGGTCTTCGACGGGGACTCGATCGTCGTCGACCGGGACGGCGAAGTCGTCGCGCGGGCGCCGCAGTTCTCGGAGGGCTGCGTGGTCCTGGACCTGGATCTCCCCGCCGCCGAGGCCGAGCCGCCGACGGGGGTCGTGGACGACGGGCTGCGCATCGACCGCCTCGTCATCTCCGAGGAGCCGCTGCCCGCCTACGAGGCGGAGCTGGCCGGCGGATACGCGGACCGGCTCGACGCCGACGAGGAGGTCTACTCCGCGCTGGTGGTCGGGCTGCGGGCGTACGTCGCGAAGAACGGCTTCCGTTCGGTGCTGATCGGCCTCTCGGGAGGTATCGATTCAGCGCTGGTCGCGGCCATCGCGTGCGACGCGCTCGGCGCGCAGAACGTGTACGGCGTCTCGATGCCGTCGAAGTACTCCTCCGACCACTCCAAGGGTGACGCGGCCGAGCTGGCGCGGCGTACGGGGCTCAATTTCCGTACCGTGTCGATCGAGCCGATGTTCGACGCGTACATGGCTTCGCTCGGGCTGACCGGGCTGGCCGAGGAGAACCTCCAGTCCCGGCTGCGCGGCACCACGCTGATGGCGATCTCCAACCAGGAGGGGCACATCGTGCTGGCGCCGGGCAACAAGTCCGAGCTGGCGGTCGGGTACTCCACGCTGTACGGCGACTCGGTGGGCGCGTACGGGCCGATCAAGGACGTGTACAAGACGTCGATCTTCCGGCTGGCCGAGTGGCGCAACCGGGCGGCGGCCGAGCGCGGCCAGACCCCGCCGATCCCGGAGGCCTCGATCACCAAGCCGCCGAGCGCGGAGCTGCGCCCCGGCCAGGTCGACACGGACTCGCTGCCGGACTACCCGGTGCTGGACGCGATCCTCGAGCTGTACGTCGACCGGGACACGGGCGCCGACGCGATCGTGGCGGCGGGCTACGACCGTGAGCTGGTCGTCAAGACGCTGCGGATGGTCGACACCGCCGAGTACAAGCGCCGCCAGTACCCGCCGGGCACGAAGATCTCCGCGAAGGGCTTCGGCAAGGACCGCCGGCTGCCGATCACCAACCGCTGGCGCGAGCACTCGTGA
- a CDS encoding MFS transporter, translating into MPLALLALAVGAFGIGTTEFVIMGLLPDVADDLHISIPAAGHLVSAYAIGVVIGAPLLAAVTARLSRRKVLIGLMGLFVVGNALSAFAPDDHWLLAARFLSGLPHGAFFGVGAVVATNLVAPERKARSVSLMFLGLTVANVAGVPVATLMGQHLGWRATFLGVSAIGLAAIASLALLVPHDHTHATSGGLRGELTALRSLPVWLALGTTVAGFGALFSAYSYITPMLTDAAGYAHGSVTLLLALFGVGATAGNLVGGRLADHSLRGTLFGGLVSLVVVLSLFPLLMTTQWSAALGVTLLGAAAFVTGSPLQLMVMEKASAAPSLASSANQAAFNLANAGGAWIGGLALAAGFGATSPALAGAALAVLGLAVAGTAYAVDRRRALAVAVTTSGRLVATHVPQRTESAHR; encoded by the coding sequence ATGCCCCTCGCCCTGCTGGCCCTCGCCGTGGGCGCCTTCGGCATCGGCACGACCGAGTTCGTGATCATGGGTCTGCTGCCCGACGTCGCGGACGACCTGCACATATCCATCCCCGCCGCCGGCCACCTGGTCTCGGCGTACGCGATCGGCGTCGTCATCGGCGCCCCGCTCCTGGCGGCCGTCACCGCCCGGCTGTCCCGCCGCAAGGTCCTGATCGGTCTGATGGGGCTGTTCGTGGTCGGCAACGCGCTGTCCGCCTTCGCCCCCGACGACCACTGGCTCCTCGCGGCCCGCTTCCTCAGCGGCCTCCCGCACGGCGCGTTCTTCGGCGTCGGCGCGGTCGTCGCCACCAATCTGGTCGCGCCCGAGCGCAAGGCCCGCTCGGTCTCGCTGATGTTCCTCGGCCTGACGGTCGCGAACGTCGCCGGTGTGCCGGTCGCCACCCTCATGGGCCAGCACCTCGGCTGGCGGGCCACCTTCCTGGGCGTGAGCGCGATCGGCCTGGCCGCCATCGCCTCGCTGGCCCTGCTGGTCCCGCACGACCACACCCACGCCACGTCCGGCGGCCTGCGCGGCGAGCTGACGGCCCTGCGCTCGCTGCCGGTCTGGCTGGCGCTCGGCACGACGGTCGCCGGCTTCGGCGCGCTCTTCTCGGCGTACAGCTACATCACACCGATGCTGACGGACGCCGCCGGCTACGCCCACGGGAGCGTCACCCTGCTGCTCGCCCTGTTCGGCGTGGGCGCGACGGCCGGCAACCTCGTCGGCGGCCGCCTGGCGGACCACTCGCTGCGCGGCACGCTCTTCGGCGGCCTCGTGTCGCTGGTCGTGGTGCTGTCCCTGTTCCCGCTCCTGATGACCACGCAGTGGAGCGCGGCCCTCGGTGTGACCCTCCTCGGCGCGGCCGCGTTCGTCACGGGCTCGCCGCTCCAGCTGATGGTCATGGAGAAGGCGTCGGCGGCCCCGTCCCTGGCGTCCTCCGCCAACCAGGCGGCCTTCAACCTGGCCAACGCGGGCGGCGCCTGGATCGGCGGTCTCGCCCTGGCCGCGGGCTTCGGCGCCACCTCCCCGGCGCTCGCTGGAGCCGCCCTCGCGGTGCTGGGCCTGGCGGTCGCGGGCACGGCGTACGCGGTGGACCGCCGCCGCGCGCTCGCCGTGGCGGTCACGACGAGTGGCCGGCTGGTCGCCACGCACGTTCCCCAGCGCACGGAGTCGGCACACCGCTGA
- a CDS encoding endonuclease/exonuclease/phosphatase family protein gives MAQAYVTETGSGGSESDRRGSRLRRLYDSLRGDRGIWRRGLVVAACAVVLALVMVLHAQIPNTIGNLGSLVETFLPWLGVFVPLLLALGLVRRSATAVIAVLLPTIVWLNLFGGLLTDRAGSGGDLTVATHNVNADNTDPSGTARDVAASGADVVALEELTATAVPVYEKALAATYKYHSVQGTVGLWSKYPLKDVRPVDIKLGWTRAMRATIVTPFGEIAGYVAHLPSVRVKLAAGFTAHQRDKSADALGEAIADETLRDVVLLGDLNGTMNDRSLSNITSQLRSTQGAAGSGFGFSWPASFPMARIDQIMVKGVDPVTSWTLPRTGSDHLPIAARVKISATAS, from the coding sequence ATGGCGCAGGCGTACGTGACGGAGACGGGCAGCGGCGGCTCGGAGTCCGACCGCAGAGGGTCCCGGCTCCGGCGCCTGTACGACAGCCTGCGCGGCGACCGCGGGATCTGGCGCCGCGGACTGGTCGTCGCAGCCTGCGCGGTGGTCCTCGCGCTGGTGATGGTGCTGCACGCGCAGATCCCGAACACCATCGGCAACCTGGGCAGTCTGGTGGAGACGTTCCTGCCCTGGCTGGGTGTCTTCGTGCCGCTGCTGCTGGCCCTCGGGCTCGTCCGCAGGTCGGCGACCGCCGTGATCGCCGTACTGCTGCCCACGATCGTCTGGCTGAACCTCTTCGGCGGGCTGCTCACCGACCGGGCCGGCAGCGGCGGCGATCTGACCGTCGCCACCCACAACGTCAACGCGGACAACACCGACCCGTCCGGCACCGCCCGCGACGTGGCCGCCTCGGGAGCCGACGTCGTGGCGCTCGAGGAGCTGACGGCCACGGCGGTGCCGGTGTACGAGAAGGCGCTGGCGGCGACGTACAAGTACCACTCGGTGCAGGGCACGGTCGGGCTGTGGAGCAAGTACCCCCTGAAGGACGTCCGGCCCGTGGACATCAAGCTGGGCTGGACGCGCGCGATGCGGGCGACGATCGTCACACCGTTCGGGGAGATCGCGGGCTATGTCGCCCACCTGCCCTCGGTCCGGGTGAAACTGGCGGCCGGGTTCACCGCCCACCAGCGCGACAAGAGCGCCGACGCGCTGGGCGAGGCCATCGCCGACGAGACGCTGCGGGACGTCGTCCTGCTCGGCGACCTCAACGGCACGATGAACGACCGCTCGCTCAGCAACATCACCTCGCAGCTGCGCTCCACCCAGGGCGCGGCCGGCAGCGGCTTCGGATTCAGCTGGCCCGCGTCGTTCCCGATGGCCCGGATCGATCAGATCATGGTCAAGGGCGTCGATCCGGTGACCTCGTGGACCCTGCCGAGGACGGGCAGCGACCACCTCCCGATCGCGGCCCGCGTGAAGATCTCCGCAACTGCTTCCTAG
- a CDS encoding S53 family peptidase, whose product MRSNRARTRAGVSMAATLPLLAGALALGIPAAHAADGPSRDTLAGTKPAWATATADKGATDNGSQVSARVYLAGKDAAGLAAYAKAVSDPNSASYGKYLSAQQAQARFGATKAQVAEVTDWLKSAGLKVTGSTQHYVTVTGDVAAAEKAFGTQLHNYVKGGKTYRAPAKTASAPAALDGAVLTVTGLDNAPHKATHADTLPPPDAVFHNSGPYSSYYGSKVATSLPKAYGKKIPYAVKGYTGKQLRAAYGAGKATGKGVTVAITDAYASPTIASDAATYAGKHGDAKYAKGQLAQVLPSDYTKTEECGAAGWYGEETLDVEAVHAVAPKANIVYVGAASCYDSDLLDSLNKIVDGHLADIVSNSWGDIEANETPDVAAAYDQTFKLGAIEGIGFYFSSGDNGDEVANTGTKQVDTPANSAWVTAVGGTSLAVGKGDKYQWETGWGTLKASLSADGKSWTSFPGAYSSGAGGGTSKTVAQPFYQRGVVPKSLAKANGSTPMRTVPDISAIADPNTGFKVGQTQTFPDGTQKYDEYRIGGTSLAAPVIAGVQALAQEQRGGRAIGFANPAIYDRYGSKLYHDVVDKPTGRDLAVARVDFANGFDAAEGLLTSVRSLGKDSSLKAVKGYDDVTGVGSPAPGYVTSYRRH is encoded by the coding sequence ATGAGATCCAACCGCGCCAGAACGCGCGCCGGGGTGAGCATGGCAGCGACACTGCCGCTGCTCGCCGGTGCGCTGGCGCTCGGCATACCCGCGGCCCATGCCGCGGACGGCCCGAGCCGTGACACGCTCGCGGGCACCAAGCCCGCGTGGGCCACGGCCACGGCGGACAAGGGTGCCACCGACAACGGCTCCCAGGTCTCCGCCCGGGTCTACCTGGCCGGCAAGGACGCGGCGGGCCTGGCCGCCTACGCGAAGGCCGTGTCCGACCCGAACTCGGCCTCGTACGGCAAGTACCTCAGCGCCCAGCAGGCGCAGGCGCGTTTCGGCGCCACCAAGGCGCAGGTCGCCGAGGTGACGGACTGGCTGAAGTCGGCGGGCCTGAAGGTCACCGGCAGCACGCAGCACTACGTCACCGTGACCGGCGACGTGGCCGCCGCCGAGAAGGCGTTCGGCACCCAGCTGCACAACTACGTCAAGGGCGGCAAGACCTACCGCGCCCCGGCGAAGACGGCTTCGGCCCCCGCGGCACTGGACGGCGCCGTCCTGACCGTCACCGGCCTGGACAACGCCCCGCACAAGGCGACCCACGCGGACACGCTGCCGCCGCCGGACGCCGTGTTCCACAACTCCGGGCCGTACTCCTCGTACTACGGCTCGAAGGTGGCGACCTCGCTGCCCAAGGCGTACGGCAAGAAGATCCCGTACGCGGTCAAGGGCTACACCGGCAAGCAGCTGCGGGCCGCCTACGGCGCGGGCAAGGCGACCGGCAAGGGCGTGACGGTGGCCATCACCGACGCGTACGCCTCGCCGACCATCGCCTCGGACGCGGCCACCTACGCGGGCAAGCACGGTGACGCGAAGTACGCCAAGGGCCAGCTGGCCCAGGTGCTGCCGAGCGACTACACGAAGACCGAGGAGTGCGGGGCGGCCGGCTGGTACGGCGAGGAGACCCTCGACGTCGAGGCCGTGCACGCGGTCGCCCCCAAGGCGAACATCGTGTACGTCGGCGCGGCGTCCTGCTACGACAGCGACCTGCTCGACTCGCTCAACAAGATCGTCGACGGGCATCTGGCCGACATCGTCTCCAACTCGTGGGGCGACATCGAGGCCAACGAGACGCCGGACGTCGCGGCCGCCTACGACCAGACGTTCAAGCTGGGCGCGATCGAGGGCATCGGCTTCTACTTCTCCTCCGGCGACAACGGCGACGAGGTCGCCAACACCGGTACGAAGCAGGTCGACACCCCGGCCAACTCCGCCTGGGTGACGGCGGTCGGCGGCACCTCGCTGGCGGTCGGCAAGGGCGACAAGTACCAGTGGGAGACCGGCTGGGGCACCCTGAAGGCCTCGCTGTCCGCGGACGGCAAGAGCTGGACGAGCTTCCCGGGCGCGTACAGCTCGGGCGCGGGCGGCGGCACCAGCAAGACGGTGGCGCAGCCGTTCTACCAGCGCGGAGTCGTCCCGAAGTCGCTCGCCAAGGCGAACGGTTCGACGCCGATGCGCACCGTGCCGGACATCTCGGCGATCGCCGACCCGAACACCGGTTTCAAGGTCGGCCAGACGCAGACCTTCCCGGACGGGACGCAGAAGTACGACGAGTACCGCATCGGCGGCACCTCGCTCGCCGCTCCGGTGATCGCGGGCGTCCAGGCGCTCGCGCAGGAGCAGCGCGGCGGCCGGGCGATCGGCTTCGCCAACCCGGCGATCTACGACCGCTACGGCTCCAAGCTCTACCACGACGTGGTGGACAAGCCGACCGGCCGTGACCTCGCCGTGGCGCGGGTGGACTTCGCCAACGGGTTCGACGCGGCCGAGGGTCTGCTGACCTCGGTCCGCAGCCTCGGCAAGGACAGCTCGCTGAAGGCCGTGAAGGGCTACGACGACGTCACCGGCGTGGGCTCGCCCGCTCCCGGCTACGTCACCTCGTACCGCCGTCACTGA